The following proteins are co-located in the Rhodococcus opacus B4 genome:
- a CDS encoding HNH endonuclease signature motif containing protein yields the protein MGHNISSAAVLDATPPGIVAIESLRTGKTMLAQAQYRQVVAVTDFYDLCCEEDERRGINPAHSGSHAAVEVSVALGMNEPVVTAWIDLGLALRHRLHGTRAAFAGGQIDLDQARVVASMLVGVSDPKLKQLETAILDGHLPAADAHTLAMRLREMSIHDVCADDPRTLPQRRVDALTALADGTGYLPCLCGREQCPARVAAVGTRRAPLIQVVVNASTLLGLDDLPAHLEGYGPISADSARTLAADGVFQCIHTLATEGDAGHILGISPVQKSHGISATYIRTAASRSELTYAPGTALDRRIRARDGNCRFPNCQVPARLCDIDHTTPFDRVHPENGGLTVESNLACLCRRHHRLKTEGSWTVRQVGAGQLEWTTPRGEIIRTEPEGAANELTHTTSEGCSAPAPSDCSPTAPTTCRTPNT from the coding sequence ATGGGGCACAATATTTCCAGCGCGGCGGTACTCGACGCGACGCCGCCGGGGATCGTCGCGATCGAGAGTCTGCGAACAGGCAAAACGATGCTGGCGCAAGCTCAGTACCGACAAGTGGTGGCGGTGACCGACTTCTACGACCTCTGTTGCGAAGAAGATGAACGGCGCGGCATCAATCCGGCCCACTCCGGTTCCCACGCGGCGGTGGAGGTCTCGGTCGCACTGGGAATGAACGAACCGGTAGTGACCGCCTGGATCGATCTCGGACTCGCTCTGCGCCACCGATTGCACGGCACCCGCGCCGCATTCGCGGGCGGGCAGATCGACCTGGATCAGGCACGGGTCGTCGCGTCCATGCTCGTCGGCGTCAGCGACCCGAAGTTGAAGCAACTCGAAACCGCGATCCTCGACGGACACCTTCCCGCCGCCGACGCCCACACCCTCGCGATGCGGTTGCGGGAGATGTCGATTCACGACGTGTGCGCCGACGACCCCCGTACTCTCCCCCAGCGTCGGGTCGACGCTCTCACAGCCCTTGCCGACGGTACCGGGTACCTCCCGTGCCTGTGCGGCCGGGAACAGTGCCCGGCCCGCGTCGCCGCGGTGGGAACGCGGCGCGCACCTCTCATTCAGGTCGTGGTCAACGCCTCGACGCTGCTCGGCCTCGACGACCTTCCCGCCCATCTCGAGGGATACGGACCCATCAGTGCCGACTCCGCGAGAACGTTGGCCGCCGACGGCGTCTTCCAGTGCATCCACACCCTGGCCACCGAGGGCGACGCAGGGCACATCCTCGGGATCAGCCCTGTTCAGAAGTCTCACGGCATATCCGCGACCTACATCCGGACCGCGGCGAGCAGGTCCGAACTCACGTACGCACCGGGGACCGCTCTCGACCGCCGGATCAGAGCGCGCGACGGCAACTGCCGCTTCCCCAACTGCCAAGTCCCGGCACGACTCTGCGACATCGACCACACGACCCCATTCGACCGCGTCCATCCCGAGAACGGCGGTCTCACCGTCGAGTCCAATCTCGCGTGCCTGTGCCGGCGACACCACCGGTTGAAGACCGAGGGCTCCTGGACGGTCCGCCAGGTCGGCGCAGGGCAACTCGAGTGGACCACACCACGCGGCGAAATCATCCGAACCGAGCCCGAAGGGGCAGCAAACGAACTCACCCACACCACATCCGAGGGGTGCAGCGCTCCCGCGCCCTCCGACTGCTCACCGACCGCTCCCACGACCTGCAGGACGCCGAATACCTGA